One Phocoena sinus isolate mPhoSin1 chromosome 14, mPhoSin1.pri, whole genome shotgun sequence genomic region harbors:
- the LOC116739361 gene encoding glucose-6-phosphatase 3, whose product MESTLGAGIAMAEALQNQLPWLENVWLWVTFLGDPKSLFLFYFPVAYYASRRVGIAVLWISLITEWLNLVFKWFLFGDRPFWWVHESGYYSQAPAQVHQFPSSCETGPGSPSGHCMITGAALWPIMTAISSQVATRTHSRWVRVIPSLAYCTFLLVVGLSRVFLLAHFPHQVLVGLITGAVLGWLMTPRVPTERELSFYGLTSLALLLGASLIYWTLFTLGLDLSWSINLASKWCERPEWVHLDSRPFASLSRDSGAALGLGIALHSPCYAQVRRAYLGHGQKLACLVLAMGLLGPLDWLGYPPQISLFYIFNFLKHTLWPCLVLALVPWLVHTFSAQEAPPIRSS is encoded by the coding sequence ATGGAGTCCACGCTGGGCGCGGGCATCGCGATGGCCGAGGCGCTGCAGAACCAGCTGCCCTGGTTGGAGAACGTGTGGCTCTGGGTCACCTTTCTGGGCGACCCCAAGAGCCTCTTTCTGTTCTACTTTCCCGTGGCCTACTACGCCTCTCGCCGGGTGGGCATCGCAGTGCTCTGGATCAGCCTCATCACCGAGTGGCTCAACCTCGTCTTCAAGTGGTTTCTGTTTGGAGATAGGCCCTTTTGGTGGGTCCATGAGTCTGGGTACTACAGCCAGGCTCCAGCCCAGGTTCACCAGTTCCCCTCTTCTTGTGAAACTGGTCCAGGCAGCCCTTCCGGACACTGTATGATCACAGGAGCAGCCCTTTGGCCCATAATGACGGCCATCTCTTCCCAAGTGGCCACTCGGACCCACAGCCGCTGGGTGAGGGTGATACCTAGCTTGGCTTATTGCACCTTCCTGCTGGTGGTCGGCTTGTCCCGGGTCTTCCTCTTAGCACATTTCCCTCACCAGGTGTTGGTTGGCCTAATAACTGGTGCTGTCCTGGGCTGGCTGATGACCCCCCGGGTGCCCACGGAGCGGGAGCTAAGCTTCTACGGGTTGACCTCACTGGCCCTCTTGCTGGGTGCCAGCCTCATCTATTGGACCCTCTTTACACTGGGCCTGGATCTTTCTTGGTCCATCAACCTAGCCTCTAAGTGGTGTGAACGGCCTGAGTGGGTACACTTGGACAGCCGgccctttgcctctctgagccgtGACTCAGGGGCCGCCCTGGGTCTGGGCATCGCCCTTCACTCCCCCTGCTATGCCCAGGTGCGGCGGGCATACCTGGGACATGGCCAGAAGCTAGCCTGCCTTGTGTTGGCCATGGGGCTGCTGGGCCCCCTGGACTGGCTGGGCTACCCCCCTCAGATCAGCCTTTTCTACATCTTCAATTTCCTCAAGCACACCCTCTGGCCATGCCTGGTCCTGGCCCTCGTGCCCTGGTTGGTGCACACATTCAGTGCCCAGGAAGCACCACCCATCCGCTCTTCCTGA